Below is a genomic region from Caulobacter rhizosphaerae.
CGGGCTCCGACACCGCCGAGAAGGACGTCACTCTGGCCGCCGCCAAGGCGCTGAAGGCGAAGCTGGAAAAGTCGGGCCGCTATACCGTGGTCATGACCCGCCAGTCCGACACCTTCGTGCCGCTGGAGGCTCGCGTTCAGATCGCCCGCCGGGCCGATGCGGACCTGTTCATCTCGCTGCACGCCGATTCGGGCCCCGACGCCACGACCCGCGGCGCCAGCGTCTACACCCTGTCCGAAAAGGGCACCGAGCGCGTGGCGCGGGTGCTCGAGAAGGACGACTGGCTGATGAAGGCCAACCTGCCGGGCCGCGACCGAGCGGTCAGTCAGATCCTTCTGGACCTGTCGCAGCGCGCCACCAAGAATCGCTCCGCCGCCTTCGCCGAAACCCTGCTGCAGTCGGTGGGCGAGGAGACGACCCTGCTGCGCCGCAGCCACCGCGACGCCGGTTTCATCGTGCTGCTGGCGCCGGACGTGCCGGCCGTGCTGCTGGAGATGGGCTTCATCACCAATGCCGATGACGAGCGTCTCCTCAAGACCTCCGCGGGTCGCGGTCGGCTGATGGACGCCGTGGCGGGATCGATCGAATCTTATTTCGCGAGCCAGACGCGCCTCGCCGCCCGCTAGGCGCAAGGGTTCGCCCGTCGGGACGGCGAGAGCCGTTGGCGCCTTGACCGATGCGCGCTAGAGGATTCCAACGGAGCGGGCGGAAGTGCGTCGCCCGACGGAGGCGGCGTGGATCTGAAGCCTAGACAACGATGGATCGCCATCGCCGGCGTCACGGTGCTGTCCGCGATCGCCGTGGCCGGATTCGCCATCGCCATCTATGCCGCTTGGCTGTTCCACGACATGCCGGACGCTGGCGAACTGCAGGACTATCGCCCGCCGACCGCCACGCGCGTCTATGCGTGGGACGGCACCCTGATCGGCGAATATTCCAAAGAGCGCCGGATCTTCGTGCCCTACGACCAGATCCCGCCGCAGTTGGCCCAGGCCTTCCTGGCAGCCGAGGATCACAACTTCTTCAAGCACGGCGGCGTCGATGTCGGCGGCTTCTCGCGCGCCATGCTGAACAATATCGGCAATGCTGCGCGCGGTCGTCGCCTCGAAGGCGGCTCCACGATCACCCAGCAGGTCGCCAAGAACGTCCTGCTGACCAGCGACGCGACGGTCGGGCGGAAGTTCAAGGAAGCGATCCTGGCCCACCGCCTCGAGCAGTCGCTCGACAAGCAGCAGATTCTCGAGCTGTACCTGAACGAGATCTGGCTGGGCTATCGCTCGTACGGGGTCGGCGCGGCCGCCTACAACTATTTCGGCAAGTCGCTGCCGGAACTGACCCTGGCGGAAAGCGCCTTCCTGGCGGCGCTGCCCAAGGGACCGGACAACTATCATCCGATCCGCAACAAGGCGAAGGCCAAGGCCAGACGCGACTGGATCCTGGGCCAGATGGCCGACCTGGGCTGGGTCAGCCAGGCCGACGCCAAGAAGGCGATGGCGGAGGACCTCGTGGTCCAGCCGGCCCCCAAGCGCGCCGCCTATCGCGACGCCGACTATTTCGTCGAGGAAGTGCGCCAGCGCGGCGTCGCCACCCTCGGTCCGCGCCTCAACGAGGGCGGCTATTACATGCGCACCACCCTGGACCCCAAGCTGCAGACCGCGGCCCGGGTGGCGCTGATGGAAGGCCTGGAGAAGTACGACCGCCGCCATGGCTGGCGCGGCGCCTGGGGTCATGTGGAAGCTCTGGACGCCGACTGGGAAAAGCAGGCGCTGAAGAAGGCTCCGGCCTCCGAGCGCCGCGGCTGGCGGCCGGCCATTGTCACGTCGGCTTCGGGCGGCGTCCGCCTGGCCAAGGGCGAAGGCGAAGGGACCATCGCTGGCGAGGACATGGCCTGGGCCAACGCCACCAAAGGCCTGAAGGTTGGCGACCTGGTGTTCGTCGAGAAGCCCGACGGCGCCGCCGCCTACCGCCTGCGCCAAGTTCCCATCGTCAACGGCGCCCTGGTGGCCATGGAACCCTATACGGGCCGCGTCATGGCCCTGGTCGGCGGCTACAGCTTCTCGCTGTCGAACTTCAACCGCGCGACCCAGGCGATGCGCCAGCCGGGTTCTGCCTTCAAGCCGTTCGTCTACGCCACGGCCCTGGAGAACGGCTACACGCCGGCCAGCGTGGTGGTCGACAGCGCCATTACCCTGAAAGGGGCCAATGGCCAGGACTGGAGCCCCGAGAACTATCACAAGAAGTTCTACGGAGCCCTGCCGCTGCGCAAGGGCCTGGAGCAGTCGATCAACGCCATGACCGTACGCCTGGCCCAGAGCGTCGGCATGAAGAAGATCGTCGAAACCGCCAAGAAAACCGGCGTGACCCGCGACATGGCGCCGGTCCTGGCCATGGCCCTGGGCGCGGGCGAGACCACGCCCTTCAAGCTAACCACGGCCTACACGCCGTTCGTCAACGGCGGCCGCCGCGTCGAGCCGCACCTGATCGAACTGGTGCAGGACCGCGAGGGCAAGGTGATCTTCCGCGCCGACAAGCGCGACTGCGTGCGCTGCAACGCCGGCTTCAACGGCGACGAGAGTCCTCATATCCCGGCGCTCGGCGAACAGGTCATGGACCCCATCACCGCCTACCAGATCACCTCGATGCTGCAAGGCGTGGTCCAGCGCGGCACAGCGGCCCAGGCCAGCTCGCTGGGCTATCCGCTGGCCGGCAAGACCGGCACGACCAACGAGTATCGCAGCGCCTGGTTCATGGGCTATTCGCCCAACCTGGTGGTCGGCGTCTTCATCGGCTTCGACGACAACCGCTCGCTGGGCGAGGGCGAAACCGGCGCGACCGGCCCGGTGCCGATCTTCATGGACTTCATGCGCGAGGCGCTGAAGGGCCAGCCGAAGACCGAATTCAGGGCCCCCGCCAACGCCAAGTTCGCCATGGTCCGCGGTATCCGCGAGGCCTTCCGGCCGGGTACGGAGCCGAAGGTCTTCGTGCCGACCGAGAGCAGCGGACCGCAGCCCTACGGCCAGGCCTGGCCGGATGGCCAGATCGGACCGGCCCCCACCCAGGGTCCCGCCAAGCCGCCGCCCCAGGCGCCGGACATCAGCGGGCTCTACTAATCGTCGCCCAATTCGTGCGAGGTCATTGCGCCGACTCCGGACGCGGGCTATGTCCCGCGCCCTTCAACACTGTCACGGAGCAACGTGATGAGACCGGATGTCGAGGCCTCCGCGGCCGACATCGAGCAGTCCGTAGGACTGCTCAGGAGGCGTCTTTGACTGGGATGTCGCCCTACGCAAGCTCGATGAGCTGAACGCCCGGGTCGAGGACCCGACCCTTTGGGACCGCCCCGCGGAAGCCCAGGCCGTCTCCCGCGAACGCGCCGCCCTGGCCGCCCGGGTCGAGGCCGTGCAGGTGCTGGAACGCGGCCTGAAGGACGCGCTGGAATACGCCGAACTGGCCGACATGGAGGGCGACGAGGCCCTGCTTGAGGACGCCCGCGCCCAGCTCAGGGACCTCAAGGAGCGCGCCGGTCGCGCCGAACTCGAGGCCCTGCTGTCGGGCGAGGCCGACGGCAACGACTGTTATGTCGAAATCAACTCCGGGGCCGGCGGCACCGAGTCCTGCGACTGGGCGGGCATGCTGTTGCGCATGTACAGCCGCTGGGCCAACGCCCATGGCATGAGCGTGGAACTGGTCGAAGAGACCTCCGGCGACCAGGTCGGCATCAAGTCGGCGACGCTGCTGGTCAAGGGGACGAACGCCTATGGCTGGCTGAAGACCGAGGCCGGCGTCCACCGCCTGGTGCGCATCAGCCCCTACGACGCCGCCGCCAAGCGCCACACCAGCTTCGCCTCGGCCTGGGTCTATCCGGTGGTCGACGACACGATCGAGATCGAGATCAATCCGTCGGACGTGCGCACCGACACCTATCGGGCCTCCGGGGCCGGCGGGCAGCACATCAACAAGACCGATTCGGCCGTGCGCCTGACGCACATTCCGACCGGCATCGCCGTGGCCTGCCAGGCTGGCCGTTCGCAGCACCAGAACCGCGAGGAGGCCTGGAAGATGCTGCGCGCCCGGCTCTACGAGGCCGAACTGCAGAAGCGGGAAGCCGCCCAGCAGGCCCTGGAAGACCAGAAGACCGACATCGGCTGGGGGCACCAGATCCGCAGCTACGTCCTGCAGCCCTACCAGATGGTCAAGGACTTGCGGACCAATGTCGAGACGTCCGACACCCAGGGCGTGCTGGACGGCGACCTCGACCAGTTCATGGGCGCTTCGCTGGCCCAGCGCGTCGGGGCCACGCGAGACGCCCAGGCCTAGCTTGAGCGTCGATTTGCAATGCAAAACGCCCCGGAGCGATCCGGGGCGTTTTTTATGATCGCCGTCCCGGATCGTGGAAGAAGGCGTCGGCGGCCATTTCTTCAGGCTTTCGTCCCGGCGCCGGCAACTGAGGGCCTTTCCTCGCCAGCCACAGGAAGACCGGTGCTTCGATAAGGAATATCGTTCCGCCCAACAGGTCCCAGGGCGGCGCGTGGCCCAAGAGCAAGATCCACGCCCAGCCCGCCATCCCTGACGATATCAGGCAAGACAGGATCAGCGCGAAGATCCAGACGACGGCCAGCCAGCTTTTTCGGCGATGCCGGGCTTTCAACGAAGTCCGCCATCCGGGTTCGTTGTGCGGCAATGGGGTTAGGCGACCGGCTTGGCTTCCAGCATCGGCGGCGGCGCGGGCTGGGCCTGCGGCGCGGCCGGACGCTGGAATTTCAGGCTGCGGCCCTGGAAGAAGGCCCCGGTTTCCATCGCCAGCTGCTCGTGGGTGATGTCGCCGTCGACATAGGCGGTGCCGTAGAGGCGGACCTGCTTGGCGGTGATCGCGCCGACGATCCGGCCCCGGACCTCGACCGCCTCGGCGTAGATCGAGCCCTCGACATGGCCGGTTTCGCCGATCGTCAGTCGGCCGACCCGGACGTCGCCCCGCACCACGCCGTCAATCTGCAGCTCGCCGTCGCCGGTAATGCCGCCTTCGATGGTGATGTCGGGGGAGACCAGGGAGGCCACCTTGGGCGGGGCCTTGCGGGCGGCGTCGGACGCAGCCGGCGCCATGGACATGGGCAGGGGCTCGATCTGGACCGAGCCCTTGGACGCCTTAGCTTGCTTGCTGAACATACTCACCAGCCTTCAAGAATCGGTTCGGGTTCTGGGCCCGACCGTTGACCCATACTTCGTAGTGCAGATGCGGACCGGTCGAGCGACCGGTCGAGCCCATGGCCGCGATGCGCTGGCCGATGGCCACGCGCTCGCCGACGCGGACCGAGGCGGCCTGCAGGTGGGCGTAGCGGGTCTTGAAGCCGGCGCCGTGGTCGATCTCCACGACATTGCCGTAGCCCGAACGCACGCCGACATAGGAGACCACGCCCGGGGCGGTGGCCATGATCGGCGTGTAGAACGCGCCGGGGAAGTCCAGGCCCGAATGGAAGGCCGGGCGATGGGTGAAGGGGTCGAAGCGGACGCCGTAGCTGCTGCTCAGCGCCGGATTGTTGGTCGGCCGGTAGAAGGGCAGCTGCTGCGAGGCGGCGCTCAGCTGGCGCATGTCCGACATGTCGGTGGCGGCGTGCTGGATGCGGCCGGCGAAGTCCTCGTCGACATCGAGCACGGCGGCCAGGGCGCGGGGATCCTTGGCCTCGATCAGCGGACCGCCCAGGGAAGAGCCGCCGTCGCGGCTGGTGAAGGCGCCAGCGTCCAGGCCGGCCATCCGCATGGCCAGGCGCAGGCGCTCGGCCCGGCTCTTGGCGAAGGTCTCGGCCGCGTCGATCAGCCGCTCCTGGTCCATCCGCGTGGCCTGGATGCGCTCGACCGGCGAGGCGCCCAGCACGTGCGGCTTGCCGACCTGCAGGGCCTGGGCGGCGCCGGGCACGCCCTTGAAGTCGCTGACCAGCAGAGCCAGGGCGGCGTGACGCTTCTCGACCGAGCTGGCCAATTCGTCCAGCGAGCCGCTGCTGGCCGACAGCTGGGCCACGGCGCTGTTCAGGCGCGCCTGGCGATCGGCGTTCAGGCGCTCGTAATAGGCCTTCTGCTTGATCACCATCTGGTCGGTCGAGCTGACCGACAGCACGTTGATCAACATGGCGGCGGTGCAGACGCCCATCCACAGGGCGGCGGCGGCCACGCCGGTCGCGCACATCAGTTGCTTGCCGGTGGAGAAGACATAGCCGCGCATCTCGCCGCCGGAGCGCACATAGAGATGACGCTCGGGGAAGAGCTCTTCCAGGGATTGTCGGATTCGCTTGAAGCGCGTGATCGCCATCGCCCTAGGAAACCCCGTTTTCAAGGTCCCGGCGATATGCAACGAGAAAGCAGAAACGCGCAAGATACTTCGCGCCCTGTGTGGACACGGGGCGACTTTTTGCCTTAGCGACTCAACCGATAAAAGGTTCCGTGCCCCATGGCCACCACCGGCGCGGGTCGCTGTGGCGATAGCCGCACGCCTGAGGCGGGGAAGCCACACCGTTATTTCAGAGTTCCTTCCTTGAGCGCCCGCGCGGCGGTCAGCACCGCCTTGATGTGGTTGGGCACCTTCACCTTGCGCCAGACGGCCCGGACCACGCCCTCGCGGTCGATCAGGAAGGTCGAGCGGTCGATGCCCATGTACTTGCGGCCGTACATGCTCTTCTCGACCCAGGCGCCGTAGGCCTCGACCGTCTCGCCGGTGGGGTCGGCGGCCAGATCGACAGTCAGGTCGTGCTTCTTGCGGAACTTGGCGTGCGAGGCGGCGCTGTCCTTGGACACCCCGACGATCACCGCGCCCAGCTTGGCGAATTCCTCGACCTCGGACGAGAACTGCAGGGCCTGCGACGTGCAGCCAGCCGTGTCGTCCTTAGGGTAGAAGTAGAGCACGACGGCCTTGCCCTTCAGGCCGGACAGGCTGACGCGGCCGGTGTCGGTGGCCAGGTCGAAATCGGGGGCCTTGTCGCCGGGCTGCAGGTCGCTCATCGCACTCATCCTTCCAGTTCGCTGGGTGTGATCCTCGCCCTTCGACAGGCTCAGGGTGAGGATCACGCGGTCGTCTCAGTCGCCCTCATCCTGAGCTTGTCGAAGGACGAGAGCGGTATCCTAGACCGGCTTGACCAGCACGATCTTCTTCTTGCCCGCCGCCAGCTTGACGACGCCGTCGACGAGGTCGGCCTCGGTGACGACGCGGTTGGCGTCGGGTTCGGCCTTGTCGTTGACCTTGACGCCGCCGCCCTGGGCCAGGCGGCGGGCCTCGCCGCGCGAGGCGGCCAGGCCGGCGTCAGCGAACAGGTTGGCCAGGACGATCCCGGCCTTCAGGTCCGCGGCCGCAACCTCGAAGGTCGGCAGGTCGGCCGACAGCGCGCCCTGCTCGAAGGCCTTTTCGGCGGCGTCGCGGGCCTTGCGGGCCTCGTCCTCGCCGTGCGCCATCCGCGTAGCCTCGTCGGCCAGCACCTTCTTGGCCTCGTTGATCTGGGCGCCCGGCAGGGCCTCCAGCTCGGCGATCCGCGCCAATGGCAGGTCGGTGAACAGCTTCAGGAACCGGCCGACATCGGCGTCCTCGGTGTTGCGCCAGAACTGCCAGTAGTCGTAGGGACTCAGCTGCTCGGCGTTCAGCCACACCGCGCCCGACATGGTCTTGCCCATCTTGGCGCCCGAGGCCGTGGCCAGCAGCGGCGTGGTCAGACCGAAGGCGGCCTTCTGGTCGACGCGGCGCGTCAGCTCCACGCCATTGAGGATGTTGCCCCACTGGTCCGAGCCGCCCATCTGCAGCACGCAGCCGTACTTGCGGTTCAGCTCCAGGAAGTCGGTGGCCTGCATCAGCATGTAGTTGAATTCGAGAAAGGTCATCGGCTGCTCGCGCTCAAGCCGCAGCTTGACCGAGTCGAAGGCCAGCATCCGGTTGACCGTGAAGTGCACGCCGTAGTCGCGCAGGAACTGCACGTAGCCGAACTTGCTCAGCCACTCGTCGTTGTCGACCATGATGGCGTCGGTCGGCCCGTCGCCGAAGGTCAGGAACCTGGCGAAGACCTGCTTGATGCCGGCGATGTTGGCGGCGATGTCGGCGTCCGACAGCAGCTTGCGGCTCTCGTCCTTGCCCGTGGGGTCGCCGACCTTGGTCGTGCCGCCGCCCATCAGGACGATCGGCTTGTGGCCGGCCTGCTGCAGGCGGCGCAGCATCATGATCTGGATCAGGCTGCCCACGTGCAGCGACGGCGCGGTGGCGTCGAAGCCGATATAGGCGGTGACGATCCCGCCGGCGGCCGCGGCGTCCAGTTCCTCCGGATGGGTGATCTGGTGGATGTAGCCGCGGGCCTGCAGGGTCTGGAGGAATTCCGACTTGAACGATGCGGCGGCGGACATGGTTCGACTCTCTAGTTCGGGCGCGGGGGATTTCGGCGCCGGGCGTTCGGGTGACCGCGCGTCTAGCACGGGGGAGGCGGTCTGTGGCGAGGGTTTCATCGTGGCAGTCTCCTGGAAGGGATCCGGAGACGTTCGCTGGCCTGACGCGTCGCCGGTGGGGCGGGCGCATCGACGTGATCGGTCGGCCTCCCGCTAGGACAGCGGGCGGTAATAGGCGCGGGTGAGGCGGCTTTGATCGATCATGGGGCCTAGCTAGCCGGGCCGGGCCGTGGCAGTCAACCGGACCATGCGTATCCTGGGATTCATGACCGGCACCTCGCTCGACGCGGTCGACATGGCGGTGCTCGAGACCGACGGCGAAACCATCCAGGCCTTCGGGCCGGCGGGCGAGCGCAAGCTGCGCGAGGAGACCCGCGACCTGCTGCTGGTGGCTACCGAGGTGGCCAGGGGCTGGCCGCGTGACAAACCGGCGCCGGACATCTTCGAAGAGGCCGCCCAGGCGGTGGCCGACGAGCACTTCCATGCCGCCGAGAGCTTCCTGGCCGAGCAAGGCCTGGCCTGGTCCGAGTTCGACCTGCTGGGCGTCCACGGCCAGACCGTGTTGCACGAGCGGCCGCATCCGGGGCGGATCGGCCGGACCGTGCAACTGTTCGACGCCGAGCGCCTGGCGCGGGCCTGCGGGCGGCCGGTGGCGTTCGACTTCCGCAGCGCCGACGTGGCGGCGGGCGGGCAGGGGGCGCCGCTGGCCCCGGTCTATCACGCCGCCCGGGCCCAGGCCTCGGGCCTGGCCGCGCCGGTGGCGGCCCTGAACATCGGCGGCGTCGCCAACATCACCCTGATCGGCCCGGACGACGACCTGCTGGCCTTCGACACCGGCCCGGGCAACGGCATGATCGACCTGATGCTGCAGGCCCGGGGGCTGGGACGGTTCGATGAGAACGGCCGGCTGGCGGCGGCCGGCGCCGTCGACGAGGCCGTGCTGAAGACCTTCCTGGCCAGCGACTATTTCTCCGGACCGGCCCCCAAGTCGCTGGACCGCTACGACTTTCCGCTCGACCTTGTCGATCACCTGTCCTCCGAGGACGCCGCCGCCACCCTGGTGGCCTTCACCGCCGAGGCCGTCGTCAAGGCCTTCGAGCACGGCCAGCGTCCGCAGGCCCTGATCGTCTGCGGCGGCGGCCGCCACAATCCGCAGATCATGAAG
It encodes:
- the prfB gene encoding peptide chain release factor 2 (programmed frameshift), translated to MRPDVEASAADIEQSVGLLRRRLDWDVALRKLDELNARVEDPTLWDRPAEAQAVSRERAALAARVEAVQVLERGLKDALEYAELADMEGDEALLEDARAQLRDLKERAGRAELEALLSGEADGNDCYVEINSGAGGTESCDWAGMLLRMYSRWANAHGMSVELVEETSGDQVGIKSATLLVKGTNAYGWLKTEAGVHRLVRISPYDAAAKRHTSFASAWVYPVVDDTIEIEINPSDVRTDTYRASGAGGQHINKTDSAVRLTHIPTGIAVACQAGRSQHQNREEAWKMLRARLYEAELQKREAAQQALEDQKTDIGWGHQIRSYVLQPYQMVKDLRTNVETSDTQGVLDGDLDQFMGASLAQRVGATRDAQA
- the tyrS gene encoding tyrosine--tRNA ligase, whose protein sequence is MSAAASFKSEFLQTLQARGYIHQITHPEELDAAAAGGIVTAYIGFDATAPSLHVGSLIQIMMLRRLQQAGHKPIVLMGGGTTKVGDPTGKDESRKLLSDADIAANIAGIKQVFARFLTFGDGPTDAIMVDNDEWLSKFGYVQFLRDYGVHFTVNRMLAFDSVKLRLEREQPMTFLEFNYMLMQATDFLELNRKYGCVLQMGGSDQWGNILNGVELTRRVDQKAAFGLTTPLLATASGAKMGKTMSGAVWLNAEQLSPYDYWQFWRNTEDADVGRFLKLFTDLPLARIAELEALPGAQINEAKKVLADEATRMAHGEDEARKARDAAEKAFEQGALSADLPTFEVAAADLKAGIVLANLFADAGLAASRGEARRLAQGGGVKVNDKAEPDANRVVTEADLVDGVVKLAAGKKKIVLVKPV
- a CDS encoding peptidoglycan DD-metalloendopeptidase family protein — protein: MAITRFKRIRQSLEELFPERHLYVRSGGEMRGYVFSTGKQLMCATGVAAAALWMGVCTAAMLINVLSVSSTDQMVIKQKAYYERLNADRQARLNSAVAQLSASSGSLDELASSVEKRHAALALLVSDFKGVPGAAQALQVGKPHVLGASPVERIQATRMDQERLIDAAETFAKSRAERLRLAMRMAGLDAGAFTSRDGGSSLGGPLIEAKDPRALAAVLDVDEDFAGRIQHAATDMSDMRQLSAASQQLPFYRPTNNPALSSSYGVRFDPFTHRPAFHSGLDFPGAFYTPIMATAPGVVSYVGVRSGYGNVVEIDHGAGFKTRYAHLQAASVRVGERVAIGQRIAAMGSTGRSTGPHLHYEVWVNGRAQNPNRFLKAGEYVQQAS
- a CDS encoding penicillin-binding protein 1A, producing MDLKPRQRWIAIAGVTVLSAIAVAGFAIAIYAAWLFHDMPDAGELQDYRPPTATRVYAWDGTLIGEYSKERRIFVPYDQIPPQLAQAFLAAEDHNFFKHGGVDVGGFSRAMLNNIGNAARGRRLEGGSTITQQVAKNVLLTSDATVGRKFKEAILAHRLEQSLDKQQILELYLNEIWLGYRSYGVGAAAYNYFGKSLPELTLAESAFLAALPKGPDNYHPIRNKAKAKARRDWILGQMADLGWVSQADAKKAMAEDLVVQPAPKRAAYRDADYFVEEVRQRGVATLGPRLNEGGYYMRTTLDPKLQTAARVALMEGLEKYDRRHGWRGAWGHVEALDADWEKQALKKAPASERRGWRPAIVTSASGGVRLAKGEGEGTIAGEDMAWANATKGLKVGDLVFVEKPDGAAAYRLRQVPIVNGALVAMEPYTGRVMALVGGYSFSLSNFNRATQAMRQPGSAFKPFVYATALENGYTPASVVVDSAITLKGANGQDWSPENYHKKFYGALPLRKGLEQSINAMTVRLAQSVGMKKIVETAKKTGVTRDMAPVLAMALGAGETTPFKLTTAYTPFVNGGRRVEPHLIELVQDREGKVIFRADKRDCVRCNAGFNGDESPHIPALGEQVMDPITAYQITSMLQGVVQRGTAAQASSLGYPLAGKTGTTNEYRSAWFMGYSPNLVVGVFIGFDDNRSLGEGETGATGPVPIFMDFMREALKGQPKTEFRAPANAKFAMVRGIREAFRPGTEPKVFVPTESSGPQPYGQAWPDGQIGPAPTQGPAKPPPQAPDISGLY
- a CDS encoding anhydro-N-acetylmuramic acid kinase; its protein translation is MRILGFMTGTSLDAVDMAVLETDGETIQAFGPAGERKLREETRDLLLVATEVARGWPRDKPAPDIFEEAAQAVADEHFHAAESFLAEQGLAWSEFDLLGVHGQTVLHERPHPGRIGRTVQLFDAERLARACGRPVAFDFRSADVAAGGQGAPLAPVYHAARAQASGLAAPVAALNIGGVANITLIGPDDDLLAFDTGPGNGMIDLMLQARGLGRFDENGRLAAAGAVDEAVLKTFLASDYFSGPAPKSLDRYDFPLDLVDHLSSEDAAATLVAFTAEAVVKAFEHGQRPQALIVCGGGRHNPQIMKALADRAPVPVRTAEAVGWRGDAIEAEAFAFLAARTARGLPISFPGTTGVAAPMTGGRIVRP
- a CDS encoding bactofilin family protein, whose amino-acid sequence is MFSKQAKASKGSVQIEPLPMSMAPAASDAARKAPPKVASLVSPDITIEGGITGDGELQIDGVVRGDVRVGRLTIGETGHVEGSIYAEAVEVRGRIVGAITAKQVRLYGTAYVDGDITHEQLAMETGAFFQGRSLKFQRPAAPQAQPAPPPMLEAKPVA
- a CDS encoding N-acetylmuramoyl-L-alanine amidase family protein, producing the protein MNSVLISATRTGWARAAMIVGGLALAGVAVAMAHGPAPAAGVQKVRFGGDRNETRIVIDLDRAATGKLLADGAADRRVVIALPNVATAGDLQGAGQGLVERWAIDEAAGGARLRLDLKANAEVRRRFLLPPGDGASAYRYVIDLKSTDAAGAAQAPSLKPTLVSAPMKAPALRLKKVIVIDAGHGGKDPGSSGSDTAEKDVTLAAAKALKAKLEKSGRYTVVMTRQSDTFVPLEARVQIARRADADLFISLHADSGPDATTRGASVYTLSEKGTERVARVLEKDDWLMKANLPGRDRAVSQILLDLSQRATKNRSAAFAETLLQSVGEETTLLRRSHRDAGFIVLLAPDVPAVLLEMGFITNADDERLLKTSAGRGRLMDAVAGSIESYFASQTRLAAR
- a CDS encoding peroxiredoxin, which codes for MSDLQPGDKAPDFDLATDTGRVSLSGLKGKAVVLYFYPKDDTAGCTSQALQFSSEVEEFAKLGAVIVGVSKDSAASHAKFRKKHDLTVDLAADPTGETVEAYGAWVEKSMYGRKYMGIDRSTFLIDREGVVRAVWRKVKVPNHIKAVLTAARALKEGTLK